A portion of the Salmo trutta chromosome 1, fSalTru1.1, whole genome shotgun sequence genome contains these proteins:
- the ubxn2a gene encoding UBX domain-containing protein 2A isoform X1 translates to MIKTRTRTEFSSLMCFVRWTTAEHIMKDIDTRGSDKDDTWCDGTENEEEEVPIRRSFSVEDLLDEVEKISNVASGGSKVKVVVRLWKDGFTLNDEEFRSYSVQENQDFLEAIKRGELPVELESRAEEEELEVNVEDLTEEAYVPRKKTFHPFSGPGYRLGSVAPRVVVRSPSVHEEGEFLPIPMITLDHGLPVTSLQIWLADGRRLVQRFNLSHRISDVHDYVQRCQRNGSPFILTTSLPFRELREEELSLEQADLANAVIVQRPLNTEAPFGHS, encoded by the exons ATGATTAAGACGAGAACACGAACTG AGTTTTCTTCCCTGATGTGTTTTGTCAGATGGACAACAGCAGAACACATCATGAAAGACATTGACACGAGAGGGAGTGACAAAGATGATACCTG GTGTGATGGGACAGAGAACGAGGAAGAGGAGGTTCCTATAAGAAGAAGTTTCTCTGTGGAGGATCTTCTGGATGAGGTGGAGAAAATCAGCAATGTTGCCTCTGGAGGCTCAAAG GTGAAGGTGGTGGTGAGACTGTGGAAGGATGGCTTCACCCTGAATGACGAGGAGTTCAGGAGCTACTCTGTACAGGAGAACCAGGATTTCCTGGAAGCCATCAAACGAGG TGAGCTGCCTGTGGAGTTGGAGAgcagggcagaggaggaggaacTGGAGGTGAATGTAGAGGATCTAACAGAGGAGGCGTATGTTCCCAGGAAGAAGACCTTTCACCCCTTCAGTGGGCCAGGGTACAGGCTGGGCAG tgttGCTCCCAGAGTAGTGGTCCGGTCTCCATCGGTGCACGAGGAGGGGGAGTTCCTCCCGATCCCCATGATAACACTGGACCACGGCCTCCCTGTCACCTCTCTGCAAATCTGGTTGGCTGACGGCAGGAGGCTGGTGCAGAGGTTCAACTTATCACACAG GATTAGTGACGTTCACGACTATGTCCAGCGCTGTCAGAGGAACGGCTCACCTTTCATCTTGACCACCTCACTTCCTTTCCGCGAGCTCCGGGAGGAGGAGCTAAGTCTGGAGCAGGCGGACCTAGCTAATGCTGTTATCGTCCAGAGGCccctcaacacagaggcccccTTCGGACACTCCTGA
- the ubxn2a gene encoding UBX domain-containing protein 2A isoform X2, whose product MKDIDTRGSDKDDTWCDGTENEEEEVPIRRSFSVEDLLDEVEKISNVASGGSKVKVVVRLWKDGFTLNDEEFRSYSVQENQDFLEAIKRGELPVELESRAEEEELEVNVEDLTEEAYVPRKKTFHPFSGPGYRLGSVAPRVVVRSPSVHEEGEFLPIPMITLDHGLPVTSLQIWLADGRRLVQRFNLSHRISDVHDYVQRCQRNGSPFILTTSLPFRELREEELSLEQADLANAVIVQRPLNTEAPFGHS is encoded by the exons ATGAAAGACATTGACACGAGAGGGAGTGACAAAGATGATACCTG GTGTGATGGGACAGAGAACGAGGAAGAGGAGGTTCCTATAAGAAGAAGTTTCTCTGTGGAGGATCTTCTGGATGAGGTGGAGAAAATCAGCAATGTTGCCTCTGGAGGCTCAAAG GTGAAGGTGGTGGTGAGACTGTGGAAGGATGGCTTCACCCTGAATGACGAGGAGTTCAGGAGCTACTCTGTACAGGAGAACCAGGATTTCCTGGAAGCCATCAAACGAGG TGAGCTGCCTGTGGAGTTGGAGAgcagggcagaggaggaggaacTGGAGGTGAATGTAGAGGATCTAACAGAGGAGGCGTATGTTCCCAGGAAGAAGACCTTTCACCCCTTCAGTGGGCCAGGGTACAGGCTGGGCAG tgttGCTCCCAGAGTAGTGGTCCGGTCTCCATCGGTGCACGAGGAGGGGGAGTTCCTCCCGATCCCCATGATAACACTGGACCACGGCCTCCCTGTCACCTCTCTGCAAATCTGGTTGGCTGACGGCAGGAGGCTGGTGCAGAGGTTCAACTTATCACACAG GATTAGTGACGTTCACGACTATGTCCAGCGCTGTCAGAGGAACGGCTCACCTTTCATCTTGACCACCTCACTTCCTTTCCGCGAGCTCCGGGAGGAGGAGCTAAGTCTGGAGCAGGCGGACCTAGCTAATGCTGTTATCGTCCAGAGGCccctcaacacagaggcccccTTCGGACACTCCTGA